One window from the genome of Nicotiana sylvestris chromosome 9, ASM39365v2, whole genome shotgun sequence encodes:
- the LOC138878351 gene encoding uncharacterized protein, whose amino-acid sequence MEEVLWAYKATHQTPTQATLYSLVYGVEVLLPLERQISSLRLAIQEGITDEENARLQLEELEVLDEKRLEAQQSLKYYQARLSCAFDNTVRPRSFQAEDQVLAIRRPIITSHKPVGKFTSK is encoded by the coding sequence atggaagaagtGTTGTGGGCATACAAGGCAACTCACCAGACACCAACACAAGCAACCCTTTATTCACTTGTCTATGGAGTCGAAGTCCTTttgccacttgagcgtcaaatatCTTCATTACGAttagctattcaagaagggatcactgatgaagaaaatgctcgacttcaaCTGGAAGAGTTGGAGGTActtgatgagaagaggttggaagctcaacagagtcttaaatattatcaagctcgattgtcttGCGCCTTCGATAATACAGTTCGCCCAAGATCCTTTCAAGCAGAAGATCAAGTTCTTGCCATACGAAGACCCATTATTACTTCtcataaacctgtagggaagttcacttcaaaatag
- the LOC138878352 gene encoding uncharacterized protein, translating into MTTQHTPTQATPYSLVYGVEVILPLERQISSLRLAIQERITDEENSRLRLAELEVLDEKRLEAQHSLECYEARLSCAFNKRVCPRSFQEGDQVLAIQRPIITSNKPVEKFTSK; encoded by the coding sequence ATGACAACTCAACACACACCAACACAAGCAACCCCTTATTCACTTGTCTATGGAGTCGAAGTCATTttgccacttgagcgtcaaatatCTTCATTACGATTAGCTATTCAAGAaaggatcactgatgaagaaaattcTCGACTTCGACTGGCAGAGTTGGAGGTActtgatgagaagaggttggaagctCAACATAGTCTTGAATGTTATGAAGCTCGATTATCTTGCGCTTTCAATAAAAGAGTTTGCCCAAGATCCTTTCAAGAAGGAGATCAAGTTCTTGCCATACAAAGACCCATTATTACTTCCAATAAACCTGTAGAGAAATTCACTTCAAAATAG